Sequence from the Nitrincola iocasae genome:
ACCAGCAGGAAACCCTGGCTGATATGCGCACTGGACTGATGCTGGGCCTGGCATTGATTTATATCATTCTCGCCTGGGTCTTTGCGTCTTACAGCTGGCCAGTAATTGTTATGTTAACCATCCCGCTGGGCTTGACTGGTGCGATTCTTGGGCACTTCTTAACTGGACAAAGTCTGACAGTTCTATCACTTTTTGGTCTTTTTGGCTTGTCAGGAATCGTTATCAATGACACCATCGTGTTAGTCAGCTTTTACAAAAAACTGCGCGAACAGGGGGTTGCCACATACCAGGCCATTGAAGAAGCCGCCTGCCAACGCCTTCGAGCAGTACTGCTGACCACCCTGACAACCATTGCCGGATTGGCACCGATATTATTTGAAACCTCAGTGCAAGCGCAGTTTTTGATTCCCATGGCAACCTCTATCGTATTTGGCCTTGCCTATGGCAGTGTGCTGATTTTACTGGTGGTTCCGGCTATGCTTAGTATACTTGAGGGCAAAGGTGATCCGGCAAATCAAAATCAGGCGGACACAACACAGAGACACTCTTCACAGGAACGCCAAGCATGAAAGCCTACCGAACTGAAAAAGACAGTATGGGTGAAATTCAAGTCCCCGAAGATGCGCTTTATGGTGCTCAAACACAAAGAGCCGTTGAAAATTTCACCTTAAGCCCACTAAAAATGCCTGTCGCATTTATCTCGGCACTGGCTCAGATCAAAGCGGCGGCGGCCCAGACCAACGCTGAGCTGGGGGTATTATCTAAAGATGAGGCCCAGGCTATCATCAAGGCCTGCGATAAAATTCAGAAAGGACACTACCGTAAACACTTCCCGGTAGATGTGTTTCAGACAGGCTCCGGTACCAGCACCAACATGAATATGAATGAGGTATTGGCCTCACTGGTGCAACAGGATGCGGGCCTGACGCTGCACCCCAATGACCATATCAACCTGAGTCAGAGCTCCAATGATGTCATTCCCTCAGCAATTCATTTAAGTGCACTGATACAGTTGGATAAGACCCTGCTGCCAGCTCTGGAACACCTGCGCACCCGTTGCAGTCGCAAAGCGGTGGAAGTCTCCGAGATTATCAAAACCGGCCGCACCCATCTGATGGATGCCGTCCCCATGCGCATGGAAGATGAAGTCCGTGCCTGGGGCAGCCAGATACGTCAGGCTGAACAGCGTTTGGAGTCGCTACGTGCTGATCTGATGAAATTACCCCAGGGGGGCACAGCGATCGGCAGTGGACTGAATGCACCACGGGGATTTTCCAGACGCTTTTGTACCCACCTGAGTAATCGCACGACCTACCGTTTGACCCCACCAGACAGTCATTTTGCCGCGCAGGCCTGCCAGGACACAGCGCTGGCACTCTCTGGTCAGCTCAAGGCTTGTGCAACCGCTTTACTAAAAATTGCCGAAGATCTGCGCTGGATGAATTCAGGGCCCTTTTCCGGTCTGGGTGAAATTGTCTTACCAGCACTGCAGCCAGGTTCATCGATCATGCCAGGCAAGGTGAACCCGGTGATTCCGGAAGCGGTCATCATGGCCGTAGCCCAGATCAACGGCAATGATGCCAGTATCACTTTCTGTGCTCAGCGAGGTAATTTCCAGCTCAACACCATGCTACCGCTGATCGCCTATAATCTGTTGCAAAGCCAGGAACTGCTTGCCAACGCGGCCATGGCACTGGCCGATAAAGCCATTGCCGGGTTCAGTGTCAATGAGCGTCATATAGAAGAAGCGCTGGTGCGTAATCCAATACTGGTCACCGCATTGAATCCGGTAATCGGTTATGAGCTGGCGGCTGAAATTGCTAAGGCGGCTTACGCAAGCAATCGCAAGGTCATTGATGTAGCAGTAGAAATGACTGATATCAGCCGTGCAGAACTCGAAAAGCTACTGGATCCGGCTGTGCTGGCTGAACATGACTGAGTCCTGGCTATTTGGATGAACTAGCCGCATTCGGTATACTGCTGCGCCTATCCGGCAGACCCAAACCCTGATGATAGCAGGGGTTAACACAGGACACCCACATGAACAGCAACCTTGATAAGCTGCATCCCTACCCATTTGAAAAGCTCGCTGAGTTAACTCGCGACATTCAACCTGAACCCAGCCTTGAAGCTATTTCACTGGGAATTGGTGAGCCCAAGCATCCGGCACCCGCGCTGGTGATGGATGCCGTACGTAACAATCTTGCCGGTTTATCCAACTATCCGACGACCAAAGGGCTACTCAGTCTGCGCCAGGCCATTGCCGACTGGGCCACACAACGCTTCGGTCTGAAAGCGCAAAGCCTTGATCCTGAGCAGCACATTCTGCCGGTTAATGGCACGCGCGAAGCCATTTTCGCTTTCACCCAGGCGCTGATAAACCCCAGCGCAGAGGCTCTGGTCGTCTCTCCCAACCCCTTTTATCAGATTTATGAAGGGGCTGCGTATCTTGCAGGTGCCAAACCCTGGTACCTCAATTGCACCCGTGAAAATGGTTTTATTCCTGATTACGATGCCGTACCGGCCGCCGTCTGGGAAAACTGTCAGTTATTATTTGTCTGCTCTCCCGGTAACCCAACCGGAGCAGTACACGATGCGGCTACGCTGAAAAAGCTGATTGCCCTGTCCGATCAGTATGATTTTGTACTGGCCAGTGATGAATGCTATTCCGAGATTTATCTGGATGAGGCTCATCCACCCACCGGTCTGCTTGAAGTCTGTGCTGAAATAGGCCGTGATGATTACCGCAACTGTGTGGTATTTCACAGTCTGTCGAAGCGCTCCAACCTGCCCGGCATGCGTTCCGGGTTTATTGCCGGTGATGCCGCACTGATCGGACCTTTCCTGAAATACCGCACCTACCATGGTTGCTCCATGCCGGTTCAGCACCAGGTCGCGTCAACAGCCGCCTGGCAGGATGAAGCCCATGTGATTGATAACCGCAATCTCTATCGCGAAAAATTCACCGCTGTCATCGACATTCTGGCACCGGTAATGGATGTAACACAGCCACCAGCCAGCTTTTATCTCTGGGCACCCACCCCCATTGATGATGAAAGCTTCACCCGTGGCTTACTGCAATCTCAGAACCTGACAGTATTGCCTGGGCGCTACTTATCCAGAGAAGTAGATGGCCTGTTACCGGGAGCCAACTATGTACGTATGGCCCTGGTAGCCACAGTGGACGAGTGTGTTGAAGCGGCAACACGTATTCGCCGTTATGTAGAATCACTCTAAATAGGAAGCGGCTTATGTTGACACTGTATGGCATCAATAACTGCGATACCGTGCGCAAGGCACGCAAGTGGCTTGACGCACACCAGGTTGATTACCACTTTCACGA
This genomic interval carries:
- a CDS encoding class II fumarate hydratase; translated protein: MKAYRTEKDSMGEIQVPEDALYGAQTQRAVENFTLSPLKMPVAFISALAQIKAAAAQTNAELGVLSKDEAQAIIKACDKIQKGHYRKHFPVDVFQTGSGTSTNMNMNEVLASLVQQDAGLTLHPNDHINLSQSSNDVIPSAIHLSALIQLDKTLLPALEHLRTRCSRKAVEVSEIIKTGRTHLMDAVPMRMEDEVRAWGSQIRQAEQRLESLRADLMKLPQGGTAIGSGLNAPRGFSRRFCTHLSNRTTYRLTPPDSHFAAQACQDTALALSGQLKACATALLKIAEDLRWMNSGPFSGLGEIVLPALQPGSSIMPGKVNPVIPEAVIMAVAQINGNDASITFCAQRGNFQLNTMLPLIAYNLLQSQELLANAAMALADKAIAGFSVNERHIEEALVRNPILVTALNPVIGYELAAEIAKAAYASNRKVIDVAVEMTDISRAELEKLLDPAVLAEHD
- the dapC gene encoding succinyldiaminopimelate transaminase; its protein translation is MNSNLDKLHPYPFEKLAELTRDIQPEPSLEAISLGIGEPKHPAPALVMDAVRNNLAGLSNYPTTKGLLSLRQAIADWATQRFGLKAQSLDPEQHILPVNGTREAIFAFTQALINPSAEALVVSPNPFYQIYEGAAYLAGAKPWYLNCTRENGFIPDYDAVPAAVWENCQLLFVCSPGNPTGAVHDAATLKKLIALSDQYDFVLASDECYSEIYLDEAHPPTGLLEVCAEIGRDDYRNCVVFHSLSKRSNLPGMRSGFIAGDAALIGPFLKYRTYHGCSMPVQHQVASTAAWQDEAHVIDNRNLYREKFTAVIDILAPVMDVTQPPASFYLWAPTPIDDESFTRGLLQSQNLTVLPGRYLSREVDGLLPGANYVRMALVATVDECVEAATRIRRYVESL